The Paenibacillus tianjinensis genome has a window encoding:
- a CDS encoding aldo/keto reductase produces MKTNRLGKSGLQVSALGLGTNAFGKRADQQTSIEIIHTALDQGINFIDTANIYAGTESERIIGLALEGRRDRAVLATKAGLPRAEGPNGSGSSRHHLMLELEGSLRRLKTDYVDLYQIHTFDPYTPLEETLRTLDDMVSAGKVRYIGASNYAAWELMKALGISAARNLIKYSSIQCSYSLADRTPENELLPLCLDQGLGIIPYFPLAGGILSGKYSSSGAAPAGSRAETDPNFTRFLTPERIALGNEVSRIAADLGTSPTALSLAWLMSRPAVSTVIVGATRVEQVQQNLQSTALELDAETLDKLEEASRPFRSGEPFAVYRLP; encoded by the coding sequence ATGAAGACCAACCGTCTGGGAAAAAGCGGGCTGCAGGTATCGGCACTAGGCCTTGGAACGAATGCTTTTGGCAAACGTGCCGATCAGCAGACCTCGATTGAGATTATTCATACCGCACTGGATCAGGGGATCAACTTCATCGATACCGCCAATATTTATGCCGGTACCGAATCGGAAAGAATCATCGGCCTGGCTCTGGAAGGCAGGCGGGATCGCGCAGTTCTGGCCACCAAGGCAGGTCTGCCGCGGGCTGAGGGCCCTAATGGGAGCGGCTCCTCCCGCCATCACCTGATGCTGGAGCTGGAAGGCAGCTTGCGCCGGCTGAAGACGGATTATGTGGATCTGTATCAGATCCACACCTTCGATCCGTATACGCCGCTGGAAGAAACGCTGCGCACCCTGGATGATATGGTGTCGGCGGGTAAGGTCCGTTATATCGGCGCTTCTAATTACGCGGCCTGGGAACTGATGAAGGCGCTCGGAATCAGCGCAGCGCGGAATCTGATCAAATACAGCTCGATTCAGTGCAGCTATTCACTGGCCGACCGGACCCCCGAGAACGAGCTGCTCCCGCTCTGTCTGGATCAGGGACTGGGTATCATCCCTTACTTCCCGCTGGCCGGGGGCATACTGAGCGGCAAATACAGCAGCAGCGGCGCTGCACCTGCCGGGTCACGGGCCGAGACCGATCCGAACTTTACCCGCTTCCTTACCCCTGAGCGGATTGCACTGGGTAATGAAGTCAGCCGGATCGCCGCAGACCTCGGAACCTCGCCCACAGCCTTGTCCTTAGCCTGGCTGATGAGCAGGCCCGCTGTATCCACGGTTATCGTAGGGGCTACACGGGTGGAGCAGGTGCAGCAGAATCTGCAGAGCACCGCTCTTGAGCTGGACGCGGAGACCCTGGACAAGCTGGAAGAAGCCAGCCGCCCGTTCCGCAGCGGCGAGCCGTTCGCAGTCTACCGTCTGCCGTAA
- a CDS encoding flagellar assembly protein A translates to MHSWLPGCRFDNTKSEVIPMPQRILDHSRHVFSKTMPSFSTIFPMESSTPSYPFSGVGGNEDKDGIIIVQNSQIFITPPLCGGKAALISAVHPVVLKMEGEKVTEPTRVTSVNHLSWEISEKPQYQITISEDKLRAYFTLYRVEKYAWKLVNCPASAEVSVRAEPDYDLLLSKLTVDQILAGFPKSAFIPNLNIPALYAELNNPTYLPVCIAVGKAPVPGFNGRLELLLQPDMADEFSRQEAPDPLNYLNYPGIASVHPGEVLARKLPPQEGLPGFDVYGGILPSPQPEDIRLMHAADISLLPGGEIIALREGRPRITGIGTPVVSIDFPSAYIMPGGMDTADGVFMFAGDVVAPEGVRDQSIIEAFGNVYIYGDVRGAVITATGSIVIRGKITDSQLYCGYYGARQGRLYLHSGHLIEEITALRKAARLLEQNLKSRQQTVKYGLVVMLLLESKCSHIPGLLTRLQNLLLDNESACPMDTEQIKQLLEVFLHPGQFTDFITDSVIGTLLKLLEAFCERIEGLQEESARIDVAEAEGCMLQAGGDLYIHKEGVRNCTLRASGNVQFLLEQSVCSGSIVEAGGAITLQSACAEAGQQSVLTAGSTISARRISATRLCIGEYTTEIDDLLENAVYTAQNLRMGNQDSANLLTYRF, encoded by the coding sequence GTGCATTCATGGCTGCCAGGCTGCCGGTTTGATAATACGAAAAGCGAGGTTATACCTATGCCGCAGCGCATCCTTGACCATTCCCGGCATGTGTTCAGTAAAACGATGCCGTCCTTTAGCACTATTTTTCCGATGGAGTCCTCTACCCCGTCCTATCCGTTCAGCGGAGTGGGCGGAAATGAGGATAAGGATGGAATAATCATTGTACAGAATAGTCAGATTTTCATCACTCCCCCTCTATGCGGCGGCAAGGCTGCCCTGATTTCTGCTGTTCACCCTGTCGTTCTGAAGATGGAAGGCGAGAAGGTAACTGAACCCACCCGGGTCACTTCAGTCAATCATCTGAGCTGGGAGATCAGTGAGAAGCCGCAGTACCAGATTACGATTTCCGAGGATAAGCTAAGAGCCTACTTTACCCTCTACCGTGTGGAGAAGTACGCCTGGAAGCTCGTGAATTGCCCCGCCTCCGCCGAAGTCTCTGTCCGGGCCGAGCCGGACTATGATCTGCTGCTGTCTAAGCTGACTGTAGATCAGATTCTTGCCGGCTTTCCTAAAAGCGCCTTCATTCCTAATCTCAACATTCCTGCTCTTTACGCCGAATTAAATAATCCGACCTATCTTCCGGTCTGCATTGCTGTGGGCAAAGCCCCGGTTCCCGGGTTCAACGGCAGGCTGGAGCTCTTGCTGCAGCCTGATATGGCTGATGAGTTCAGCCGTCAGGAAGCCCCCGACCCTCTGAATTACCTGAACTATCCGGGGATTGCGTCTGTCCATCCGGGAGAAGTGCTGGCCCGCAAATTGCCTCCGCAGGAAGGCTTGCCCGGCTTTGACGTGTATGGCGGCATTCTGCCGTCACCCCAGCCGGAGGATATCCGCCTGATGCACGCCGCCGATATCTCGCTGCTTCCAGGCGGAGAGATTATCGCACTGCGTGAAGGAAGACCCCGGATCACAGGCATCGGCACACCGGTGGTGAGTATTGATTTCCCTTCTGCCTATATTATGCCGGGGGGCATGGATACAGCAGACGGAGTCTTTATGTTTGCAGGAGATGTGGTTGCACCGGAAGGAGTCAGGGACCAATCCATCATTGAGGCTTTTGGCAATGTCTACATATACGGTGATGTCCGGGGGGCTGTGATTACCGCCACAGGCAGCATTGTGATCCGGGGAAAGATAACAGACAGCCAATTATATTGCGGTTATTACGGAGCAAGACAAGGGCGGCTGTACCTGCATTCCGGTCACCTGATCGAGGAAATAACAGCACTGAGAAAAGCAGCCAGGCTGCTGGAGCAGAATCTTAAGTCACGTCAGCAGACTGTGAAATACGGACTGGTAGTTATGCTGCTGCTGGAGAGTAAATGCAGCCATATACCGGGTCTGCTTACCAGGCTTCAGAACCTGCTTTTAGACAATGAGTCAGCCTGTCCTATGGATACAGAGCAAATTAAACAACTGCTGGAGGTCTTCCTGCACCCGGGGCAGTTCACCGACTTCATAACGGATTCCGTGATTGGGACGTTGTTGAAGCTGCTTGAGGCGTTTTGCGAGCGGATTGAAGGCCTGCAGGAGGAGAGTGCCCGGATTGATGTTGCAGAGGCGGAAGGCTGCATGCTCCAAGCCGGCGGAGACCTCTATATACATAAAGAAGGCGTCAGGAACTGCACACTGCGGGCATCCGGGAATGTTCAATTCCTCCTGGAACAATCGGTATGCAGCGGATCCATAGTCGAAGCGGGCGGAGCGATCACCCTGCAGAGCGCCTGCGCAGAAGCCGGCCAGCAATCGGTTCTTACAGCAGGAAGTACAATTAGTGCCCGCCGGATTTCCGCTACCCGCTTGTGCATTGGCGAATATACCACGGAGATTGATGATTTGCTGGAGAATGCGGTATACACAGCCCAGAATCTGCGAATGGGTAATCAAGATAGTGCAAACTTGCTTACATACCGTTTTTAA
- a CDS encoding LysR family transcriptional regulator, which translates to MNNNQIRLFVKIAETGSFTKAGLELNMTQPAVSRAISALETEMDVKLLLRDRRSGLMLTEVGKRVLILFREILSGFNKVEQEIAAEKGLEKGLIRIGAFPVAAAYFVPKMIRSIKSRYPGIEISVHEGSVAEVKEWLETRQIDVALIIPPHEEFETIPLFREKLYAVLPGAHPLGQHQIIDVKHLEHEPMMICRAGYEPPVLDLFKRAGSELNVKYVVNSYNTALNMIQEGLAVGVLSQLSLLAPPDDVIIRELSPDAYRDVHLAVHSLEEASIAVRLLIDTALELFAEAGNLHPATNTVKE; encoded by the coding sequence ATGAATAACAATCAAATTCGCCTGTTTGTCAAAATTGCCGAAACCGGAAGCTTCACCAAAGCCGGGTTGGAGCTGAATATGACCCAGCCGGCGGTCAGCCGCGCTATATCCGCCCTCGAAACGGAAATGGACGTCAAGCTGCTGCTTCGCGACCGCCGCAGCGGGCTGATGCTCACAGAGGTGGGTAAACGTGTCCTGATTCTTTTCCGAGAAATTCTCAGCGGGTTCAATAAGGTCGAGCAGGAGATTGCCGCGGAGAAAGGACTGGAGAAGGGACTGATCCGGATCGGAGCCTTCCCGGTGGCGGCTGCTTACTTTGTGCCCAAGATGATCCGCTCGATTAAGAGCAGGTATCCGGGGATCGAAATCTCCGTCCACGAAGGCTCGGTGGCCGAGGTGAAGGAATGGCTGGAAACGCGCCAGATTGATGTCGCGCTAATTATTCCGCCGCATGAGGAATTTGAGACCATTCCGCTTTTTCGGGAGAAGCTGTATGCGGTGCTGCCCGGCGCTCATCCGCTGGGTCAACACCAGATCATTGATGTGAAACACCTGGAGCACGAGCCGATGATGATCTGCAGAGCAGGCTATGAGCCTCCAGTGCTTGATTTATTCAAGAGAGCCGGCAGTGAGCTGAACGTGAAATATGTGGTCAACAGCTACAATACAGCACTGAACATGATCCAGGAGGGCCTTGCCGTAGGCGTGCTGTCCCAGCTGTCGCTGCTCGCGCCGCCTGATGATGTGATCATCCGGGAGCTTTCACCCGATGCTTACCGGGATGTCCATCTGGCGGTCCATTCGCTGGAGGAAGCGTCCATCGCTGTCAGGTTGCTTATTGATACTGCGCTCGAATTATTCGCGGAAGCCGGAAATCTGCATCCTGCTACAAACACTGTAAAGGAGTGA
- a CDS encoding DMT family transporter — MSGRNKTIALLTFLVIVWGINWPLSKIALSYAPPLLFAGIRTVIAGIILIIAALPKGKQLQFRQLWPVYLTSAILSIVFYYGFQTIGLQYVPSGLFSAIVFLQPVLLGIFAWIWLGESMYGLKIFGLLLGFLGVAALSIGGFNGSISPVGVLLALASALSWAFATIYTKRNAARVDMLWMTAMQIMIGGVILLAAGSAMESWSAITWNSAFIVNTLFIAVFVIALGWMVYFKLINEGEASRVGSFTFLIPLISIGSSVVLLHEQITPNLIVGMLLIVGSIILVNVKLGRTPG, encoded by the coding sequence ATGTCCGGACGTAATAAAACGATAGCTCTGCTTACTTTTTTGGTGATTGTCTGGGGGATCAACTGGCCCCTGTCCAAAATCGCCTTATCCTATGCGCCTCCGCTGCTGTTTGCCGGTATCCGGACAGTGATTGCGGGTATCATCCTGATCATCGCAGCCCTGCCGAAAGGGAAGCAGCTTCAGTTCAGGCAACTGTGGCCGGTCTATTTGACATCGGCGATACTCAGTATCGTCTTTTATTACGGCTTCCAGACGATAGGCCTGCAGTATGTGCCTTCCGGGCTGTTCTCGGCCATTGTGTTTCTGCAGCCGGTGCTGCTGGGCATCTTTGCCTGGATCTGGCTAGGGGAGAGCATGTACGGGCTGAAAATATTCGGCCTGCTGCTCGGCTTTCTGGGGGTAGCCGCGCTGAGCATCGGCGGGTTCAACGGAAGCATCTCTCCTGTCGGTGTTCTGCTTGCGCTGGCCAGCGCACTCAGCTGGGCATTCGCCACCATCTATACGAAACGAAATGCGGCCCGGGTAGATATGCTGTGGATGACGGCGATGCAGATCATGATTGGCGGAGTGATCCTGCTGGCAGCCGGTTCAGCCATGGAAAGCTGGTCAGCAATTACCTGGAACAGTGCTTTTATTGTTAACACACTGTTCATTGCGGTGTTCGTCATCGCGCTCGGCTGGATGGTGTACTTTAAGCTGATCAATGAAGGGGAGGCCAGTAGGGTCGGTTCGTTTACCTTCCTGATCCCGCTGATCTCCATCGGCTCAAGCGTAGTGCTGCTACATGAGCAGATTACGCCCAACCTGATTGTGGGTATGCTGCTGATCGTGGGCAGCATTATTCTGGTAAATGTAAAGCTGGGGCGGACGCCCGGATAA